The following coding sequences lie in one Euhalothece natronophila Z-M001 genomic window:
- the rpsP gene encoding 30S ribosomal protein S16 produces MVKLRLKRLGKKREASYRIVAMNDSSRRDGRPLEELGYYNPRTNETRLDVPAIVKRLQQGAKPTETVDHILKRAQVYQQLNA; encoded by the coding sequence ATGGTTAAACTGCGCTTAAAACGATTAGGAAAGAAACGAGAAGCAAGTTATCGTATTGTTGCGATGAATGACAGTAGTCGCCGTGATGGTCGTCCCTTAGAAGAATTGGGATATTATAATCCTCGAACCAATGAAACCCGTTTAGATGTCCCTGCAATCGTAAAGCGATTACAGCAAGGGGCAAAACCTACAGAAACCGTCGATCATATTTTGAAAAGAGCTCAGGTGTATCAACAATTGAATGCCTAA
- a CDS encoding KH domain-containing protein, which produces MPNYVNDSLIDSNQPQYQELVKFLLTPLLDSPDNLRVDCESTNQNQRVWIRLALEKEEQGKVFGRGGRNLRAVRTILKTAAEAAQQSVYLDVYGEQKSRSDESQNGRNTERSEFSPKGKKEDNQGSKKRKPQKRSKPNLKRSSDRVSPKNS; this is translated from the coding sequence ATGCCTAATTACGTTAATGATTCCTTGATTGATTCTAATCAACCTCAATACCAAGAATTGGTTAAATTCTTACTCACGCCTTTATTGGACTCCCCAGACAACCTGCGAGTTGACTGTGAATCCACAAACCAAAATCAACGGGTTTGGATTCGTCTTGCTCTTGAAAAAGAAGAACAAGGCAAGGTGTTTGGGCGCGGTGGTCGCAATTTAAGAGCGGTTCGTACAATTCTCAAAACTGCCGCTGAAGCTGCCCAACAGTCAGTATATTTGGATGTATATGGGGAACAAAAAAGTCGCAGTGATGAGAGCCAAAATGGAAGAAACACTGAACGCTCTGAATTTTCCCCGAAAGGAAAAAAAGAGGACAATCAAGGAAGTAAAAAAAGGAAACCGCAAAAACGCTCAAAACCTAATTTGAAGCGTTCATCGGATCGAGTGAGTCCAAAAAATTCATGA
- a CDS encoding PhoH family protein has protein sequence MTEAVKTIELPSSESAIALAGSQEANLKTLSRQTGAKLVMRGQQLLITGPKKPVERCLAVVRALKPYWEQGKTISKAEIMTAFQAQDTGRLEDYQDLQKNVLATTRRGEQVRAKTFRQQQYIKAIQSHDITFCTGPAGTGKTFLAAILAVQALLKDQYERLILTRPAVEAGEKLGFLPGDLQEKVNPFLRPLYDALYELIDPEKIPDLMAKGVIEIAPLAYMRGRTLNNAFVIVDEAQNTTPAQMKMVLTRLGFSSRMVVTGDVTQTDLPPNQQSGLITALKILRSVEGIGVCEFSQGDVVRHPLVQRIVAAYEQHDI, from the coding sequence ATGACAGAGGCGGTCAAAACCATTGAATTACCTAGTAGTGAAAGCGCGATCGCGCTAGCTGGCTCCCAAGAAGCTAACTTAAAAACCCTTTCTCGACAGACGGGGGCGAAGTTAGTCATGCGGGGTCAACAACTACTGATTACTGGTCCTAAAAAGCCTGTAGAACGGTGTTTAGCGGTAGTGCGAGCGCTTAAACCTTACTGGGAACAAGGGAAGACGATCTCCAAAGCGGAGATCATGACCGCCTTCCAAGCCCAAGATACAGGGCGCTTAGAGGATTACCAAGATTTACAAAAAAATGTTCTTGCCACCACCCGCAGGGGAGAACAAGTTCGAGCGAAAACCTTTCGCCAACAACAATATATTAAAGCAATTCAATCCCATGACATTACCTTCTGCACGGGACCAGCAGGAACAGGAAAAACCTTTCTTGCTGCGATTTTAGCGGTTCAAGCACTCTTAAAAGATCAGTATGAACGATTAATCCTCACCCGCCCTGCGGTTGAAGCTGGGGAAAAATTGGGCTTTCTCCCTGGGGATTTACAAGAAAAAGTGAATCCCTTTTTACGTCCTCTTTATGATGCGTTATACGAACTCATTGATCCTGAAAAAATCCCTGATTTAATGGCGAAAGGAGTCATTGAAATTGCTCCCTTAGCCTATATGCGAGGACGAACCTTAAATAATGCCTTTGTGATTGTGGATGAGGCTCAAAATACGACTCCTGCTCAAATGAAAATGGTTTTAACCCGCTTAGGTTTTTCCTCTCGAATGGTGGTAACAGGAGACGTAACGCAAACTGACTTACCACCTAATCAGCAATCAGGGCTAATTACCGCTTTAAAAATTCTGCGATCTGTAGAAGGAATTGGTGTTTGTGAATTTTCTCAAGGAGATGTGGTGCGTCATCCGCTAGTGCAGCGCATTGTGGCGGCTTATGAGCAACATGATATTTAA
- a CDS encoding molybdenum cofactor biosynthesis protein MoaE, with translation MLKNHKPSKVNHLSDEDSFRISFAPLSLEEVYALADDSANGAIALMSGTVREQTAGKPVAYLDYQAYEPMAIALFQQIAQQIREQWSPVNRVVIHHRIGRLQIGEISVLVAVGCPHRSEAFAACQYAIDTLKHNAPIWKKEASFTPNGSIEANWVDCPRCK, from the coding sequence ATGCTAAAGAACCACAAGCCATCCAAGGTGAATCACTTATCAGACGAAGATAGTTTTCGGATTTCTTTTGCGCCCCTTTCTCTAGAAGAAGTGTATGCACTAGCGGATGATTCAGCTAATGGCGCGATCGCGCTTATGAGTGGTACGGTGCGCGAACAAACAGCAGGAAAACCCGTGGCTTATCTAGACTATCAGGCTTATGAACCAATGGCTATCGCCCTTTTCCAGCAAATTGCCCAACAAATTAGAGAACAATGGTCACCTGTAAATCGAGTGGTGATTCATCATCGCATTGGACGCTTACAAATTGGTGAAATTAGTGTTTTAGTAGCAGTAGGCTGTCCTCATCGCAGTGAAGCCTTTGCTGCTTGCCAATATGCCATTGATACCCTCAAACATAACGCCCCGATTTGGAAAAAAGAAGCTAGTTTCACTCCCAATGGTAGCATTGAGGCAAATTGGGTTGATTGTCCGCGATGCAAGTGA
- a CDS encoding ABC transporter ATP-binding protein, with translation MTPPPILQLDQITKQYHREDNPAVEEISLSLAPGELLSLLGPSGCGKTTLLRLIAGFEQPDGGTITIANQTVADANYFLPPEKRDVGMVFQDYALFPHLTVAKNIGFGLKPTRGKTAAEIKSQIQAAIHLVGLEGLENRYPHQLSGGQQQRVALARALAPRPNLVLLDEPLSNLDVQVRLRLRTELRDILKAAGIAAVFVTHDQEEALSISDSVAVMQNGHLEQQDTPEQVYNHPASRFVAEFVTQGNFLHASRKNTGWETEMGTFGLEKVQVSNEVTGNCGDLMIRQEDVTLIPDDNSEIVIYDREFLGRENRYRLQLPSGRELKVHSSQRTLLAPNTPVRVSFNEAMLHLFPCQGNEKQVNAKEPQAIQGESLIRRR, from the coding sequence ATGACACCACCTCCCATTCTCCAATTAGATCAGATTACGAAACAATATCATCGAGAAGATAATCCTGCGGTGGAGGAGATTAGCCTGAGTTTGGCCCCAGGAGAATTATTAAGTTTATTGGGGCCGTCTGGGTGTGGGAAAACAACCTTATTGCGATTAATTGCTGGTTTTGAACAGCCAGATGGTGGAACAATTACAATTGCTAATCAGACAGTAGCAGATGCTAATTATTTTCTCCCCCCAGAGAAACGAGATGTTGGGATGGTGTTTCAAGATTATGCCCTCTTTCCTCATTTAACAGTTGCGAAAAACATTGGTTTTGGCTTGAAGCCAACCCGAGGCAAAACCGCTGCAGAAATTAAAAGTCAAATTCAAGCGGCGATTCATTTAGTGGGATTAGAAGGATTGGAAAATCGTTATCCTCACCAGTTATCGGGAGGGCAGCAACAACGGGTGGCTTTAGCGCGAGCCTTAGCTCCTCGCCCTAATTTAGTATTATTAGATGAGCCTCTGAGTAATTTGGATGTGCAAGTGCGGTTACGTTTACGCACCGAGTTACGAGATATCTTAAAAGCAGCAGGAATTGCCGCCGTTTTTGTCACTCATGACCAAGAGGAAGCTCTCTCGATTTCTGATTCTGTGGCGGTCATGCAGAATGGTCACTTAGAACAACAAGATACCCCAGAACAAGTTTATAATCATCCTGCCTCACGCTTTGTGGCTGAGTTTGTAACCCAAGGAAATTTTCTCCATGCTAGTCGCAAAAATACAGGATGGGAAACGGAAATGGGAACTTTTGGCTTAGAAAAAGTACAGGTGTCTAATGAGGTAACTGGGAATTGTGGTGACTTAATGATTCGTCAAGAAGATGTGACTTTAATTCCTGATGATAATTCCGAAATTGTTATTTATGATCGGGAATTTTTAGGGCGAGAAAATCGCTATCGGTTGCAACTCCCCTCAGGAAGAGAGTTAAAGGTTCATAGTTCTCAGAGAACTTTATTAGCTCCTAATACACCAGTTAGAGTCAGTTTTAATGAGGCTATGTTACATTTATTTCCATGTCAGGGGAATGAGAAACAAGTCAATGCTAAAGAACCACAAGCCATCCAAGGTGAATCACTTATCAGACGAAGATAG
- the fabG gene encoding 3-oxoacyl-ACP reductase FabG, producing the protein MEGKQVLLTGGTGGLGLGVTPAVIKRGAKVTIPYRSENAVERLKQKLSSSEFENIRFVNVDLTNENAISQLIEDMGRVDVLIHLVGGFSMGQLIDYNYEDWKKDFQLNLDTTFLVCKHSLRSMINHGYGRIVTVGSKGAVQPMGGLASYCASKAGVVALTHAIAEEVKDYDNITANCVLPSIIDTPTNREAMGSDQADQWVKPESLGEAICYLASEAAREVRGATLPVYGKL; encoded by the coding sequence ATGGAAGGTAAACAAGTTCTTCTTACTGGCGGAACAGGGGGCTTAGGATTAGGTGTCACTCCAGCAGTAATTAAACGCGGTGCAAAAGTCACCATTCCCTATCGTAGTGAAAATGCTGTGGAGCGTCTCAAACAAAAATTATCCTCAAGTGAATTTGAGAATATCCGCTTTGTTAATGTTGATTTAACCAACGAGAATGCAATTTCTCAACTAATTGAAGACATGGGGCGTGTGGATGTCTTAATTCATCTTGTGGGTGGTTTTTCTATGGGACAACTCATAGATTACAACTATGAAGACTGGAAAAAAGATTTTCAACTGAACCTCGATACCACTTTTCTAGTTTGTAAGCATAGCCTGCGCTCAATGATCAACCATGGTTATGGGCGCATTGTTACTGTTGGTTCTAAAGGGGCAGTGCAACCGATGGGGGGACTTGCTTCTTATTGTGCATCTAAAGCAGGTGTTGTGGCTCTAACCCACGCGATCGCGGAAGAGGTTAAGGACTATGATAATATTACTGCCAACTGTGTCCTTCCCAGCATTATTGATACCCCCACTAATCGGGAAGCGATGGGAAGTGATCAAGCAGACCAATGGGTTAAACCCGAATCTTTAGGGGAAGCCATTTGTTATCTTGCTTCGGAAGCCGCTAGAGAAGTGCGAGGAGCGACACTGCCAGTTTACGGAAAACTGTGA
- a CDS encoding DUF2182 domain-containing protein, with protein MLSKVSLVTIWKLRDRALLGFKTNSTETILISLISIITILAWGLLWFSSISPYSRYLHDASGLGLITHSVILDITLSATFYTTVWLLMCLAMMLPTTLPLLIAWQRLISNHSSRWLLQGLVVAGYLSVWTVFGFLLYIADKMLHGVVLATPWLNQNYWVLGAFTLGLVGVFQFTPIKDYCLQKCRSPLNLVLKAWQQGNLLYQAWWLGVSHGIFCVGCCWALMLLMFVMGMGNFGWMLLLTGAMVIEKNFSWGQRLRAPLGVTFLIGTLIVLVVNIPVTKALF; from the coding sequence ATGCTTTCTAAGGTCTCTCTTGTTACAATTTGGAAGTTGCGCGATCGCGCTTTACTAGGCTTCAAAACTAATTCTACTGAAACAATATTAATCAGTCTAATTAGCATCATCACTATTTTAGCTTGGGGCTTACTCTGGTTCTCTTCTATTTCACCTTATAGTCGTTATCTTCATGATGCAAGTGGGCTTGGGTTAATAACTCACTCTGTCATTTTAGATATCACCTTATCAGCAACTTTTTACACCACTGTCTGGCTATTAATGTGCCTTGCGATGATGTTACCAACTACTTTACCACTATTAATTGCTTGGCAACGACTTATCTCCAATCACTCTAGTCGCTGGTTATTACAAGGGTTGGTTGTAGCTGGCTATCTTAGCGTATGGACTGTTTTTGGTTTTTTACTTTATATTGCGGATAAAATGTTGCATGGCGTGGTTTTAGCAACTCCTTGGTTGAATCAAAACTATTGGGTTTTAGGCGCATTCACTCTCGGCTTAGTAGGTGTTTTTCAGTTCACGCCAATCAAGGATTATTGTTTACAAAAGTGTCGCTCTCCCCTCAACTTAGTTTTAAAAGCCTGGCAGCAAGGTAATCTTCTATATCAGGCTTGGTGGTTAGGGGTAAGTCACGGTATATTTTGTGTTGGCTGTTGTTGGGCTTTAATGTTGCTGATGTTTGTTATGGGTATGGGAAACTTCGGCTGGATGTTACTCCTGACAGGTGCCATGGTAATCGAGAAAAATTTTTCTTGGGGGCAAAGGCTGAGAGCACCACTGGGAGTAACGTTTTTGATTGGAACCTTAATCGTTTTAGTTGTTAATATTCCTGTAACAAAAGCATTATTTTAA
- a CDS encoding DUF1326 domain-containing protein, which yields MSYQLEGRLLEVCTCNSICPCFVGEDPDGGECGGTIAYRVDKGTINEINVSGLTLAMVAHIPGNVFNGNWRAVLFIDDQATEQQEEALLSAFTGKEGGPLADVAELVGEVVSVERATIESDIQEGTGLFKVGNVMRAEMESLKGASEKPVKLYDAAIDFSPGAPSFPGKAKTYHVSCPSLNMEIDLQAHNSMQAYFNFQT from the coding sequence ATGTCTTATCAACTTGAAGGGAGATTACTCGAAGTTTGTACCTGCAACTCAATTTGTCCTTGCTTTGTTGGGGAAGATCCTGATGGTGGAGAGTGCGGAGGAACTATTGCTTATCGCGTAGATAAGGGAACTATTAACGAGATTAATGTCTCTGGATTGACCTTAGCTATGGTTGCCCATATCCCCGGAAATGTATTTAATGGTAACTGGAGAGCTGTCCTTTTTATCGATGATCAAGCCACAGAACAACAGGAAGAAGCTCTGTTGTCTGCTTTTACTGGCAAAGAAGGTGGACCTTTGGCTGATGTTGCTGAGTTAGTTGGGGAAGTTGTTTCTGTTGAACGAGCAACCATCGAGTCAGATATTCAGGAAGGCACAGGTTTATTCAAAGTTGGTAATGTGATGCGTGCTGAAATGGAATCTTTGAAGGGAGCTAGTGAAAAGCCAGTTAAACTTTATGATGCTGCCATTGATTTTTCCCCCGGAGCGCCGAGTTTCCCGGGTAAAGCAAAAACTTACCATGTTTCTTGTCCTAGTTTAAACATGGAAATCGATCTCCAAGCACATAATTCGATGCAGGCATACTTTAATTTTCAGACCTAG
- a CDS encoding helix-turn-helix domain-containing protein codes for MAQPPTEIVKNSESQCFLSNQMIWEHQTGLPSPLLEGQVYRYEGYITNTDQPLYYLGLPRDHIIIVLSFGNTIEFNHLQTKFKSRKYQSVLVGLNTNPLIATLTGTRCCIEVRMHPSIAFRVLEKNPIDLAVGPINLEEIWHTDLCYLTQRLEKSASWQERFDYIDEYLLKKLQTSQRKMRPEIEWAWNQLEAQHGNISIQKLVEQVGWSHRYFNQCFRKYIGITPKLAARRIRFVHAHQLLTENYCDLVTVATTCNYSDQSHLTREFHQFSGFSPATYQNLCLTHPFSVPASLFNQKTNSILINPIVNN; via the coding sequence ATGGCACAGCCTCCTACCGAAATTGTTAAAAATTCTGAGTCTCAATGTTTCCTATCCAATCAAATGATCTGGGAGCATCAAACTGGCTTGCCATCTCCCCTATTAGAAGGACAAGTTTATCGCTACGAAGGTTATATAACTAATACAGATCAACCGTTATACTACTTAGGACTCCCTAGAGATCATATCATTATTGTTTTAAGTTTTGGAAATACTATTGAATTTAATCACTTACAAACGAAATTTAAATCTAGAAAATATCAATCTGTATTAGTTGGACTCAATACCAACCCATTAATTGCTACACTTACGGGAACTCGATGTTGTATTGAAGTTCGGATGCATCCTAGTATAGCTTTTCGAGTGCTAGAGAAAAACCCCATTGACTTAGCAGTAGGTCCCATTAATTTAGAAGAGATTTGGCACACTGATCTTTGTTATCTTACCCAACGCCTTGAAAAATCTGCTTCTTGGCAAGAGCGATTTGATTATATTGATGAGTATTTACTGAAAAAGTTGCAAACTTCCCAACGGAAAATGCGCCCAGAAATTGAGTGGGCATGGAATCAACTTGAAGCTCAACATGGCAATATTTCAATTCAGAAATTAGTGGAACAGGTGGGGTGGAGTCATCGTTATTTTAATCAGTGCTTTCGGAAATATATTGGCATTACACCAAAATTGGCTGCTCGTCGGATCCGTTTTGTTCACGCCCACCAATTATTAACAGAAAATTATTGTGACTTGGTTACTGTTGCCACCACTTGTAACTATAGTGATCAAAGTCATTTAACCCGAGAGTTTCATCAATTTTCAGGCTTTTCTCCCGCTACCTACCAAAATTTGTGTTTAACTCACCCTTTCTCCGTTCCAGCTTCTCTCTTTAATCAGAAAACTAATTCAATTTTGATCAATCCTATAGTCAACAACTGA
- the apcB gene encoding allophycocyanin subunit beta, producing MQDAVTTLIKNYDVSGRYLDRDAMDQLQSYFASGTARVAAAGIINANAATIVKESGRQLFDELPELIRPGGNAYTTRRYSACLRDMDYYLRYATYALVAGDTYVLDERVLQGLRETYNSLGVPIAPTVRGIEIMKGMIKQMVEEAGITDTSFIDQPFDHMNRELSEQDI from the coding sequence ATGCAAGATGCTGTAACTACCTTAATTAAAAATTACGATGTTAGCGGTCGCTATTTAGATCGCGATGCCATGGATCAACTTCAATCCTATTTTGCATCAGGAACTGCCCGAGTTGCCGCTGCAGGAATTATTAATGCCAATGCAGCAACAATTGTCAAAGAGTCAGGAAGACAGTTATTTGATGAGTTACCCGAGTTAATTCGCCCTGGAGGAAATGCTTACACAACACGGCGTTATTCTGCTTGTTTGCGGGATATGGACTACTATCTCCGTTACGCCACTTATGCTTTAGTTGCTGGGGATACCTATGTTTTAGATGAACGAGTCTTACAAGGCTTACGAGAAACTTATAACTCTTTAGGAGTGCCCATTGCTCCCACGGTTCGAGGTATCGAGATTATGAAAGGCATGATTAAGCAAATGGTAGAAGAAGCTGGGATTACTGATACCAGTTTTATTGATCAACCCTTTGATCACATGAACCGTGAATTAAGTGAACAGGATATTTAG
- a CDS encoding IS701 family transposase: protein MDVALQIRQHLPRDPEPTSAIVDNYCGYYQDLFQDVRNYECFKFLHLGLIAPIKRKSLPEIAKVVGITSAQSLHHFLANSPWSVEQLRERRLQKTKEALKGKAITVIIDETGDRKKGNRTDYVARQYLGSLGKIDQGIVSVNAYGVYQDITFPLKFKVFKPKGTLKPGDKYQTKIELAIELIQELIDFGFNIDLVLADSLYGESSNFINTLTHYQLSYVVAIRSNHSVLLPPGQRVRANKWCQFTRTFSDNSSETRYIREIVYGKRRKITYWDLTTDPETLPSNGTSFVMTNLQGKVKKKLGDLYGLRTWVEYGFRQCKQELGWKDYRFTKFSEIEKWWEIIYCVYLMVSLQTPGFSSFEQDEDSDDKTQPSTSNNSPQHPNWRKGNSWKDALHNLRLVMEPWFLFWLVVPWLEMFNNDHLLLGFQHLFSSVHQVKIGF, encoded by the coding sequence ATGGATGTAGCTTTACAGATTCGTCAACACCTACCGCGAGACCCAGAACCTACTAGCGCGATCGTAGACAACTATTGTGGTTACTATCAAGACCTGTTTCAAGATGTGAGAAATTATGAATGCTTTAAATTTTTACATTTAGGACTCATCGCACCGATTAAACGAAAATCTCTACCAGAAATTGCCAAAGTCGTCGGGATTACTTCTGCACAATCTCTACATCACTTCCTTGCTAACTCACCTTGGTCAGTAGAACAATTAAGAGAAAGAAGATTACAAAAAACTAAAGAAGCCTTAAAGGGAAAAGCAATCACCGTCATTATTGATGAAACTGGAGATAGAAAGAAGGGAAATCGTACCGATTATGTCGCTAGACAATACTTAGGAAGTTTGGGCAAAATTGACCAAGGAATCGTCTCGGTCAATGCTTATGGAGTGTATCAAGATATCACTTTCCCCTTAAAGTTTAAGGTATTTAAGCCCAAAGGAACTCTCAAACCAGGGGATAAATACCAAACCAAGATTGAATTAGCCATAGAACTGATTCAAGAGTTAATTGATTTTGGCTTTAACATTGACCTAGTTTTAGCAGATAGCTTGTATGGAGAAAGTAGCAATTTCATCAATACTTTAACTCACTATCAGCTCTCCTATGTAGTAGCAATTAGAAGTAATCATAGTGTCCTACTGCCCCCAGGACAAAGGGTAAGAGCCAATAAATGGTGTCAATTTACTCGCACCTTTAGTGATAACAGTTCCGAAACCAGATACATTCGAGAAATTGTTTATGGCAAGAGACGAAAAATCACTTATTGGGATCTCACCACTGACCCAGAAACTTTGCCCAGTAATGGGACCTCTTTTGTTATGACCAATCTTCAAGGGAAGGTCAAGAAAAAACTAGGAGACCTTTACGGTTTAAGAACTTGGGTGGAATATGGATTTCGCCAATGTAAGCAAGAATTGGGTTGGAAAGATTATCGTTTCACCAAGTTTTCTGAGATCGAGAAGTGGTGGGAAATCATTTACTGTGTTTATTTAATGGTGAGCTTACAAACGCCAGGTTTTAGCTCTTTTGAGCAAGATGAAGACAGTGATGATAAGACACAACCATCAACAAGTAATAATTCTCCTCAACATCCCAATTGGAGGAAGGGAAATAGCTGGAAAGATGCCTTACATAACCTACGTTTAGTTATGGAACCATGGTTCTTATTTTGGTTAGTTGTCCCTTGGCTAGAGATGTTTAATAATGACCACTTATTATTGGGGTTTCAGCATTTATTTTCTTCTGTTCATCAAGTTAAAATAGGTTTTTAA
- a CDS encoding RNA recognition motif domain-containing protein translates to MSIYVGNLDYSVTQDDLNEVFAEYGTVKRVHLPTDRETGRMRGFGFVEMSSESEESNAISELDGAEWMGRELKVNPARPRENKGSFGGGRRNRRF, encoded by the coding sequence ATGTCAATTTATGTCGGTAACCTCGATTATTCTGTAACCCAAGATGACTTAAACGAGGTTTTTGCAGAGTACGGCACAGTTAAGCGTGTCCACCTTCCTACTGACCGTGAAACCGGTCGCATGAGAGGATTTGGTTTCGTTGAAATGTCATCGGAAAGTGAAGAATCAAATGCGATTTCTGAACTTGATGGAGCAGAGTGGATGGGGCGCGAATTAAAGGTTAACCCTGCACGTCCTCGTGAAAACAAAGGATCATTTGGTGGCGGCCGCAGAAACAGACGTTTCTAA
- the ribH gene encoding 6,7-dimethyl-8-ribityllumazine synthase: protein MTVFEGTFTNIGSARFAIVIGRFNDLVTEKLLGGCQDCLKRHGVNPDPNGTQVDYIWVPGSFELPMMARQMALTGRYDAIICLGAVIRGQTAHFDYVAGEAAKGIAATSFQTGVPVVFGVITAENMQQALERAGIKSNLGWNYALNALEMASLMQQVQGSHASYQQTQALPHSQENQFTQSQAQQEKHS, encoded by the coding sequence ATGACCGTATTTGAAGGTACATTTACCAATATAGGATCAGCCCGATTTGCTATTGTCATTGGGCGGTTTAATGACTTAGTCACCGAAAAGCTCTTAGGAGGCTGTCAAGATTGTCTAAAACGCCATGGGGTTAATCCTGATCCGAACGGAACACAGGTTGATTATATTTGGGTTCCTGGCAGTTTTGAATTACCCATGATGGCAAGACAAATGGCACTTACAGGACGATATGATGCCATTATTTGCTTAGGGGCAGTGATTCGAGGGCAAACTGCTCATTTTGACTATGTAGCAGGTGAGGCGGCGAAAGGAATTGCTGCCACAAGTTTCCAAACTGGCGTTCCTGTGGTATTTGGAGTCATTACTGCTGAAAATATGCAACAGGCGTTAGAACGGGCTGGTATTAAAAGTAATTTGGGCTGGAATTATGCTCTCAATGCTTTGGAAATGGCAAGTTTAATGCAACAGGTACAAGGTTCACACGCTTCTTATCAACAGACTCAGGCGTTACCTCATTCTCAAGAAAATCAGTTCACGCAGTCGCAAGCCCAACAGGAAAAACATTCTTAA